One genomic window of Hydra vulgaris chromosome 03, alternate assembly HydraT2T_AEP includes the following:
- the LOC136078839 gene encoding uncharacterized protein LOC136078839 has protein sequence MNSNSFVNEAKQWIIDPNEVQVSFYIFNLYPSIPIDEAIPVIIDILNADIDDLKTRTKLTLADIHQLVELSLSICYFLYKDNIRVIPNSGPIGLSLMVVMAEAFLQNIERKALNIAIAYTSDPKTYKRYVDDCHARFASIKQQQMFLNILNEQHPAIKYTVELENNLKQLNFLDIIITNTGSGAYEFQIH, from the coding sequence ATGAATTCTAATAGTTTTGTAAATGAAGCCAAGCAATGGATAATAGATCCTAACGAAGTTCaagtttcattttatatattcaatttaTATCCATCCATACCCATTGACGAAGCAATTCcggttattattgatatattgaaCGCTGACATTGATGACTTAAAAACTCGAACTAAACTTACTCTTGCAGACATTCACCAATTAGTTGAACTTTCATTAAGCatatgctattttttatataaagacaATATCCGAGTAATTCCTAATTCAGGTCCTATAGGTTTATCTTTAATGGTTGTTATGGCGGAAgcgtttttacaaaatatagaaagaaaGGCCCTTAACATAGCAATAGCTTATACATCCGATCCAAAAACTTACAAGAGATATGTAGATGATTGTCACGCTCGCTTCGcttcaataaaacaacaacaaatgttccTGAACATCCTTAATGAACAACATCCTGCCATAAAATACACAGTGGAACTTGAAAACAACCTCAAACAACTCAATTTCctagatattattattacaaacacAGGCTCTGGAGCTTATGAATTTCAAATACATTGA